The following proteins come from a genomic window of Ilumatobacter coccineus YM16-304:
- the rpsC gene encoding 30S ribosomal protein S3, translating into MGQKINPYGFRLGITTDWKSRWFSEREYKDYLTEDWKIRDHIMELLESAAISRIEIERTRDKLRVDVHTARPGIVIGRRGAQADELRKAITEITGNPKIQLNIVEIKAPELDAALIAQGVADQLVNRIAFRRAMKRAVQNAQRAGALGIKVQCSGRLGGAEMSRTEWYREGRVPLHTLRADIDYGMREAKTTSGRVGVKVWLYKGDITPYKKANDDKIAREAAMAVGETSGQTADSGPRKVVSSGRPGAEAPAAATQPLVKEADPELEKLISEEEAIAKRTDASDTDATPPTSGED; encoded by the coding sequence ATGGGTCAGAAGATCAATCCGTACGGTTTCCGACTTGGGATCACCACCGACTGGAAGTCGAGGTGGTTCTCGGAGCGTGAGTACAAGGATTACCTCACCGAGGACTGGAAGATCCGTGATCACATCATGGAGCTGCTGGAATCCGCTGCCATCTCGCGTATCGAGATCGAGCGCACCCGCGACAAGCTGCGCGTCGACGTCCACACCGCCCGTCCGGGCATCGTGATCGGTCGTCGTGGCGCACAGGCCGACGAGCTCCGCAAGGCGATCACCGAGATCACGGGCAACCCCAAGATCCAGCTGAACATCGTCGAGATCAAGGCCCCCGAACTCGATGCTGCGCTCATCGCGCAGGGTGTTGCCGACCAGCTCGTCAACCGCATCGCGTTCCGTCGTGCCATGAAGCGGGCCGTGCAGAACGCACAGCGCGCCGGCGCACTCGGCATCAAGGTGCAGTGCTCGGGCCGTCTCGGCGGCGCCGAGATGAGCCGCACCGAGTGGTACCGCGAAGGCCGTGTGCCCCTGCACACGCTCCGTGCCGACATCGACTACGGCATGCGCGAGGCGAAGACCACCTCCGGCCGTGTCGGCGTCAAGGTCTGGCTGTACAAGGGTGACATCACCCCGTACAAGAAGGCCAACGACGACAAGATCGCTCGCGAAGCCGCCATGGCCGTCGGTGAGACCTCGGGTCAGACCGCCGACAGCGGACCGCGCAAGGTCGTGTCGTCGGGTCGCCCCGGCGCCGAGGCCCCTGCCGCCGCGACGCAGCCGCTCGTCAAGGAAGCCGATCCCGAGTTGGAGAAGCTGATCAGCGAGGAAGAAGCAATCGCGAAGCGCACCGACGCCAGCGATACCGACGCAACGCCGCCCACCAGCGGCGAGGACTGA
- the rplP gene encoding 50S ribosomal protein L16, translated as MLMPRKVAHRKHHRGRTRGLTKGGSGLSFGEYGIQALEPGWITARQIEAARIAMTRAIKRGGKVWINVFPDKPVTKKPAETRMGSGKGNPEFWVAVVKPGRTLFELSFPDEEVARVALNKAIQKLPIKARIITREEIV; from the coding sequence GTGTTGATGCCCCGCAAGGTCGCACACCGCAAGCACCATCGTGGCCGCACCCGCGGTCTTACCAAGGGCGGTTCCGGACTCAGCTTCGGCGAGTACGGAATCCAGGCCCTCGAGCCGGGTTGGATCACCGCCCGTCAGATCGAGGCCGCCCGTATCGCCATGACCCGAGCCATCAAGCGTGGCGGCAAGGTCTGGATCAATGTGTTCCCCGACAAGCCGGTCACCAAGAAGCCGGCTGAAACCCGCATGGGTTCCGGCAAGGGCAACCCCGAGTTCTGGGTCGCCGTCGTCAAGCCGGGTCGCACGCTGTTCGAGCTGTCGTTCCCCGACGAAGAGGTCGCACGAGTCGCACTCAACAAGGCGATTCAGAAGCTGCCGATCAAGGCTCGCATCATCACTCGTGAGGAGATCGTCTGA
- the rpmC gene encoding 50S ribosomal protein L29, which yields MAGKKNDLAELSMGELVDELKATKQEALNLRFRNATGQLENTAEIGKVRKQIARINTLIRSKEIAAAEAGQ from the coding sequence ATGGCAGGCAAGAAGAACGACCTCGCCGAACTGTCGATGGGTGAACTCGTCGACGAGTTGAAGGCCACCAAGCAGGAAGCGCTCAACCTGCGTTTCCGCAACGCAACGGGTCAGCTCGAGAACACCGCCGAGATCGGCAAGGTTCGCAAGCAGATCGCCCGGATCAACACCCTCATCCGTAGCAAGGAAATTGCTGCCGCAGAGGCAGGACAGTGA
- the rpsQ gene encoding 30S ribosomal protein S17 yields MSEETAETTERPARKVREGTVVSNKMDKTAVVAVVSRVPHAKYNKMILQTTKLHAHDETNDVNIGDKVRLMETRPLSKLKRWRITDVLERAK; encoded by the coding sequence ATGAGCGAAGAAACCGCAGAAACCACCGAACGTCCGGCCCGCAAGGTCCGTGAAGGAACGGTCGTGTCGAACAAGATGGACAAGACCGCCGTCGTGGCCGTCGTGTCGCGCGTTCCGCACGCCAAGTACAACAAGATGATCCTGCAGACCACCAAGCTGCACGCTCATGACGAGACCAACGACGTCAACATCGGCGACAAGGTTCGCCTGATGGAGACCCGGCCGCTCAGCAAGCTCAAGCGCTGGCGCATCACCGATGTGCTCGAGCGAGCGAAGTAA
- the rplN gene encoding 50S ribosomal protein L14, with amino-acid sequence MIQQESRLRVADNSGAKEVLCIKVLGGSRRRYASVGDVFVATVKDAMPGAGVKKGEVVKCVVVRTKKEKRRPDGSYIRFDENAAVLIKDDMTPRGTRIFGPVGRELRDRKFMRIVSLAPEVL; translated from the coding sequence ATGATTCAGCAAGAATCTCGACTTCGCGTCGCCGACAACAGCGGCGCCAAGGAAGTCCTCTGCATCAAGGTGCTCGGTGGCTCGCGCCGCCGTTACGCCTCGGTCGGTGACGTCTTCGTCGCCACCGTCAAAGACGCCATGCCAGGTGCCGGCGTCAAGAAGGGCGAAGTCGTCAAGTGCGTCGTCGTCCGTACCAAGAAGGAAAAGCGCCGTCCCGACGGCAGCTACATCCGCTTCGACGAGAACGCAGCCGTTCTCATCAAAGACGACATGACGCCTCGCGGCACCCGCATCTTCGGCCCTGTCGGCCGTGAGCTGCGTGACCGCAAGTTCATGCGCATCGTGTCGCTCGCACCGGAGGTGCTCTGA
- the rplX gene encoding 50S ribosomal protein L24, producing MKLKKGDTVEVITGKDKGKQGEIEHVYPKKNKIIVQGINTASKHSKPSRANEQGGIIDKDMPIDASNVMLVHKGNKVRVGYKVNDDGTKVRIARPSGDEI from the coding sequence ATGAAGCTCAAGAAGGGTGACACCGTCGAAGTGATCACCGGCAAAGACAAGGGTAAGCAAGGCGAGATCGAACACGTCTACCCGAAGAAGAACAAGATCATCGTGCAGGGGATCAACACCGCCTCGAAGCACTCCAAGCCGAGCCGTGCCAACGAGCAGGGCGGCATCATCGACAAGGACATGCCGATCGACGCCAGCAACGTGATGCTGGTGCACAAGGGCAACAAGGTCCGCGTCGGCTACAAGGTCAACGACGATGGCACCAAGGTGCGCATCGCCCGCCCGTCCGGAGATGAGATCTGA
- the rplE gene encoding 50S ribosomal protein L5: MAETLDIPRLKAKYNDDIAAALKDQLGIENVMQIPKMDKIVINMGMGRAAGQPSLMEAAISDLTAISGQKPVVTKAKKSIANFKLREGQAIGAKVTLRGDRMWEFLDRLVSVAIPRIRDFRGLPAHSWDGQGNYTFGLNEQSMFAEINPDTIDHPRGMDITIVTTADNDEAGYALLDAFGFPFKKGEDAANAPRKKRRKRPLYGKKSK; encoded by the coding sequence ATGGCTGAAACCCTCGACATCCCCCGCCTCAAGGCGAAGTACAACGACGACATCGCTGCTGCGCTGAAAGATCAGCTCGGCATCGAGAACGTCATGCAGATCCCGAAGATGGACAAGATCGTCATCAACATGGGCATGGGACGCGCTGCCGGCCAGCCGTCGCTCATGGAAGCAGCGATCTCCGACCTCACCGCGATCTCCGGTCAGAAGCCGGTCGTCACGAAGGCGAAGAAGTCGATCGCGAACTTCAAGCTGCGTGAAGGCCAGGCCATCGGCGCCAAGGTCACCCTGCGCGGCGACCGCATGTGGGAGTTCCTCGACCGGCTCGTGTCGGTTGCCATCCCCCGTATCCGCGACTTCCGTGGGCTCCCGGCCCACTCGTGGGACGGTCAGGGCAACTACACGTTCGGTCTCAACGAGCAGTCGATGTTCGCCGAGATCAACCCCGACACGATCGACCACCCGCGTGGCATGGACATCACCATCGTCACGACCGCCGACAACGACGAGGCCGGCTACGCCCTCCTCGACGCCTTCGGTTTCCCGTTCAAGAAGGGCGAGGATGCGGCCAACGCACCTCGCAAGAAGCGCCGCAAGCGTCCGCTGTACGGCAAGAAGAGCAAGTGA
- a CDS encoding type Z 30S ribosomal protein S14, translating to MAKKALINKANAKPKFKVRAYTRCRRCGRARSVYRKFGLCRICLRELAHAGEIPGLTKSSW from the coding sequence ATGGCAAAGAAAGCACTCATCAACAAAGCCAACGCGAAGCCGAAGTTCAAGGTTCGTGCCTACACGCGTTGCCGTCGCTGCGGCCGCGCCCGTTCCGTCTACCGCAAGTTCGGCCTCTGCCGCATCTGCCTGCGTGAGCTCGCTCACGCCGGTGAGATCCCCGGCCTGACGAAGTCGAGCTGGTGA
- the rpsH gene encoding 30S ribosomal protein S8, whose translation MLTDPIADMLTRVRNANTAMHDEVKMPSSKQKVALAAVLQAEGYIEGFETAPSPRGVGEVLTIKMKYSEERERTISGIRRISTPGLRVYRKSNAVPRVLNGLGVAVLSTSNGLMSDREARKRKVGGEVLCYVW comes from the coding sequence ATGCTGACTGATCCAATCGCCGACATGTTGACCCGAGTCCGCAACGCGAACACCGCGATGCACGACGAGGTCAAGATGCCCTCCTCCAAGCAGAAGGTCGCACTCGCTGCGGTGCTCCAGGCCGAGGGCTACATCGAAGGTTTCGAGACCGCTCCCTCGCCCCGTGGCGTCGGTGAGGTGCTCACCATCAAGATGAAGTACTCCGAAGAGCGCGAGCGCACGATTTCCGGCATCCGCCGTATCTCGACGCCCGGTCTTCGCGTCTACCGCAAGTCGAACGCTGTGCCCCGTGTGCTCAACGGTCTCGGCGTTGCTGTCCTGTCCACCTCGAACGGCCTCATGTCCGACCGCGAAGCGCGCAAGCGCAAGGTGGGCGGCGAGGTCCTCTGTTACGTCTGGTGA
- the rplF gene encoding 50S ribosomal protein L6, with translation MSRIGNAPITVPAGVDVNIANGRVSVKGPKGTLERVIPGNISISQEGDTLTVTRPDEQNKTKAMHGLTRSLVNNMVRGVTEGFRKELEIHGVGYRAEQQGPNKLRMNLGYSHTIDVEAPEGIVFEVPQQTSVIVTGIDNEVVGQVAANIRSLRKPEPYKGKGVRYAGERIIRKAGKAGKK, from the coding sequence ATGTCTCGTATCGGAAACGCACCCATCACCGTCCCGGCCGGAGTCGATGTCAACATCGCCAACGGTCGCGTGTCGGTCAAGGGCCCCAAGGGCACGCTCGAGCGTGTCATTCCGGGCAACATCAGCATCTCGCAGGAAGGTGACACCCTCACCGTCACCCGTCCCGACGAGCAGAACAAGACGAAGGCGATGCACGGCTTGACCCGCAGCCTCGTCAACAACATGGTCCGCGGCGTGACCGAAGGGTTCCGCAAGGAACTCGAGATCCACGGCGTCGGTTACCGTGCCGAGCAGCAGGGCCCCAACAAGCTCCGCATGAACCTCGGTTACAGCCACACGATCGACGTCGAGGCGCCCGAAGGCATCGTCTTCGAAGTGCCGCAGCAGACGTCGGTGATCGTGACCGGCATCGACAACGAAGTGGTTGGCCAGGTGGCGGCGAACATCCGCAGCCTGCGCAAGCCCGAGCCGTACAAGGGCAAGGGCGTTCGCTACGCCGGCGAGCGGATCATCCGCAAGGCCGGCAAGGCAGGAAAGAAGTAG
- the rplR gene encoding 50S ribosomal protein L18, with translation MTKIAQARRSGRIRRHRRVRKKIYGTATRPRLAVFRSNKHLSVQVINDDDGVTIAAASTTEADIRGAGSTASVDAATKIGQLVAERTKAAGVTQVVFDRGGFAYHGRIAAVASAARDAGLEF, from the coding sequence ATGACCAAGATTGCACAAGCCCGCCGCAGTGGCCGGATCCGTCGTCACCGTCGTGTCCGCAAGAAGATCTACGGCACCGCCACGCGACCCCGCCTCGCGGTGTTCCGTTCGAACAAGCACCTCTCGGTGCAGGTGATCAACGACGACGACGGTGTCACCATCGCCGCCGCCTCGACCACCGAAGCCGACATCCGTGGTGCGGGTTCGACCGCATCCGTCGATGCCGCAACCAAGATCGGTCAGCTCGTCGCCGAGCGCACGAAGGCTGCCGGTGTCACCCAGGTCGTGTTCGACCGAGGTGGATTCGCCTACCACGGTCGCATCGCTGCCGTGGCGTCTGCTGCACGTGACGCAGGACTGGAGTTCTGA
- the rpsE gene encoding 30S ribosomal protein S5, with product MAFGDNNRGGRDGGRERAPDPDGLRESRVITINRVAKVVKGGRRFSFTALVVIGDGNGRVGLGYGKAKEVPLAIQKGTEEARRNLFTVPMAGGTVIHEVLGRTGGGRVMIKPASQGTGVIAGGAARVILEEAGVHDVLCKSLGSANHINVARATVQGLKSLQRPDLVAARRGLAPEEFVPKGLLDAYNESNKKPAAAAADATEGTT from the coding sequence ATGGCATTCGGAGACAACAACCGTGGAGGTCGCGATGGCGGCCGCGAGCGCGCACCCGATCCCGATGGCCTGCGTGAGTCACGCGTCATCACGATCAACCGTGTCGCCAAGGTCGTCAAGGGCGGTCGTCGCTTCTCCTTCACCGCACTCGTGGTGATCGGTGACGGCAACGGCCGCGTCGGCCTCGGCTACGGCAAGGCCAAGGAAGTTCCCTTGGCGATCCAGAAGGGCACCGAAGAAGCCCGCCGCAACCTGTTCACCGTGCCGATGGCCGGTGGCACCGTCATCCACGAAGTCCTCGGACGCACCGGTGGCGGACGCGTGATGATCAAGCCGGCATCGCAAGGTACCGGCGTCATCGCCGGTGGCGCTGCTCGTGTGATCCTCGAAGAGGCCGGCGTGCACGACGTGCTCTGCAAGTCGCTCGGCTCGGCCAACCACATCAACGTCGCCCGCGCCACCGTGCAGGGCCTCAAGTCGCTGCAGCGTCCCGACCTGGTCGCCGCTCGTCGAGGCCTCGCTCCGGAAGAGTTCGTGCCCAAGGGCCTGCTCGACGCGTACAACGAGAGCAACAAGAAGCCAGCGGCCGCAGCTGCTGACGCAACCGAAGGGACCACGTGA
- the rpmD gene encoding 50S ribosomal protein L30: MADITVTQIKSAIGTKPKHRGTLRALGIGKIGQTNTLPDRPEIRGMIARVPHLIEVSEEES; encoded by the coding sequence ATGGCCGACATCACCGTCACCCAGATCAAGTCGGCGATCGGCACGAAGCCCAAGCACCGCGGAACCCTCCGTGCGCTCGGCATCGGCAAGATCGGCCAGACCAACACACTTCCCGATCGCCCCGAGATCCGCGGCATGATCGCCCGGGTCCCGCACCTGATCGAAGTGTCGGAAGAGGAGAGCTGA
- the rplO gene encoding 50S ribosomal protein L15 → MKVHDLKPAAGATRSRKRVGRGTGGKGGKTAGRGTKGQRARNTVARGFEGGQMPLKQRVPKLRGFKNPFRVEYQAVNLHTLSDLAEKLGSGDIDIDALVANGVVRKGAFVKILARGEITTKVNVSAHAASASAKEAIEAAGGSITMITLPFKEEGKAGRPASAGNQFMNR, encoded by the coding sequence ATGAAGGTCCATGACCTCAAGCCCGCAGCGGGCGCAACTCGCAGCCGCAAGCGCGTCGGTCGCGGTACCGGCGGCAAGGGCGGCAAGACCGCCGGCCGTGGTACCAAGGGACAGCGCGCACGCAACACCGTCGCACGCGGTTTCGAAGGTGGCCAGATGCCGCTCAAGCAGCGTGTTCCGAAGCTTCGCGGCTTCAAGAACCCGTTCCGCGTCGAGTACCAGGCAGTCAACCTGCACACGCTGTCCGACCTGGCCGAGAAGCTCGGCTCCGGCGACATCGACATCGATGCACTCGTGGCCAACGGCGTCGTCCGCAAGGGCGCCTTCGTGAAGATCCTCGCCCGTGGCGAGATCACCACCAAGGTCAACGTCAGCGCCCACGCCGCGTCGGCGTCGGCCAAGGAAGCCATCGAGGCCGCCGGCGGTTCGATCACCATGATCACCCTTCCGTTCAAGGAAGAGGGCAAGGCCGGACGCCCGGCCTCCGCCGGCAACCAATTCATGAACCGCTGA
- the secY gene encoding preprotein translocase subunit SecY has protein sequence MLSNLLNVFKISDLRNKLLFVVAMVTVYRIGVAIRVPGVDPFAIEQLRASADQQGALGFLNLFSGGAFESFSIFALGIMPYITASIIMQVLGVVIPKLEQLQQEGAVGQRKITQYTRYVTIGLATLQATGLTFIFGTGNGQAFFGSGNVPSVVLLPDGLWPRAYLIIPTLVAGTAVLMWLGEMISQRGIGNGMSMIIFASVVASLPGGFWGILQLNKTFWFVAMIILTLAIIVAVVFVELGQRRIPVQFAKRVVGRRMMGGQNTYIPLKVNQAGIIPIIFASSILLLPVILSNVLGSGEGWRGDVASLVDEYIVNPSNVVYITLFALMIVAFAYFYNSIAFDPVRQADQLRRQGGFIPGIRPGPQTEKYLGKAVNRITLPGAVFIAIIAILPYILLLAADVSTFGFAGTSVLISVGVALELMRQIDSQLTLRNYEGFLS, from the coding sequence ATGCTTTCCAATCTGCTGAACGTGTTCAAGATCAGCGACCTTCGCAACAAGTTGTTGTTCGTCGTCGCGATGGTCACCGTGTACCGCATCGGCGTCGCCATTCGCGTGCCCGGTGTCGACCCGTTCGCCATCGAGCAGCTCCGTGCCTCGGCCGACCAGCAGGGCGCACTCGGCTTCCTGAACCTGTTCTCCGGTGGCGCATTCGAGTCGTTCTCGATCTTCGCGCTCGGCATCATGCCGTACATCACCGCCAGCATCATCATGCAGGTCCTCGGCGTGGTGATCCCCAAGCTCGAACAGCTCCAGCAGGAAGGCGCCGTCGGGCAACGCAAGATCACGCAGTACACCCGCTACGTCACCATCGGCCTCGCCACCCTGCAGGCCACCGGCCTCACGTTCATCTTCGGCACCGGCAACGGCCAGGCGTTCTTCGGCTCGGGCAACGTGCCCAGCGTCGTCCTCCTGCCCGACGGCCTGTGGCCCCGTGCCTACCTCATCATCCCCACGCTCGTCGCCGGTACCGCCGTGCTGATGTGGCTCGGTGAGATGATCTCGCAGCGCGGCATCGGCAACGGCATGTCGATGATCATCTTCGCATCGGTCGTGGCCTCGCTGCCCGGCGGCTTCTGGGGCATTCTGCAACTGAACAAGACCTTCTGGTTCGTCGCGATGATCATCTTGACCCTGGCGATCATCGTCGCCGTCGTCTTCGTCGAACTCGGCCAGCGACGCATCCCGGTGCAGTTCGCAAAGCGTGTCGTCGGACGCCGCATGATGGGCGGCCAGAACACCTACATCCCGCTCAAGGTCAACCAGGCCGGCATCATCCCGATCATCTTCGCCAGCTCGATCCTGCTCCTGCCGGTGATCCTGTCGAACGTGCTCGGCTCGGGCGAAGGATGGCGCGGCGACGTGGCCAGCCTCGTCGACGAGTACATCGTCAACCCGTCGAACGTGGTCTACATCACGCTCTTCGCCCTGATGATCGTGGCGTTCGCCTACTTCTACAACTCGATCGCTTTCGACCCGGTTCGCCAGGCCGACCAGCTGCGCCGCCAGGGTGGCTTCATCCCCGGTATCCGTCCCGGACCGCAGACCGAGAAGTACCTCGGCAAGGCCGTCAACCGCATCACCCTGCCGGGCGCGGTGTTCATCGCGATCATCGCGATCCTGCCCTACATCCTCCTGCTCGCCGCCGACGTCTCGACGTTCGGATTCGCTGGCACGTCGGTGCTCATCTCGGTGGGTGTCGCCCTCGAGCTGATGCGTCAGATCGACAGCCAGCTGACCCTCCGCAACTACGAGGGCTTCCTCTCATAG
- a CDS encoding adenylate kinase: MIPGARLIILGRQGAGKGTQCVRLSRHFVVPHISTGDMLRAAVREGTPLGIKAKEVMDAGGLVSDDIMIGIVRDRLKAADADTRGYILDGFPRTIEQAIALDQITDELGRPIDVVLDLNVPREIVLERISSRRVCRDCGTNYTSSGGNDPEPWICDVCGGDVLQRDDDTPESVNRRLDLYEEQTFPLIKHYGDANRLAVVNGVGHPDSVFDRLVKAVENNR; the protein is encoded by the coding sequence ATGATCCCGGGCGCCCGCCTCATCATCCTCGGGCGACAGGGTGCTGGCAAAGGCACACAGTGTGTGCGGCTGAGTCGGCACTTCGTCGTACCGCACATCTCCACCGGAGACATGCTGCGCGCAGCCGTGCGCGAAGGCACGCCGCTCGGCATCAAGGCCAAAGAGGTCATGGATGCCGGCGGACTCGTGTCCGACGACATCATGATCGGCATCGTCCGTGACCGGTTGAAGGCCGCCGACGCCGACACGCGGGGCTACATCCTCGACGGATTCCCCCGCACGATCGAGCAGGCCATCGCCCTCGACCAGATCACCGACGAGCTCGGCCGCCCGATCGACGTCGTCCTCGACCTCAACGTGCCCCGCGAGATCGTGCTCGAACGCATCTCGTCACGTCGCGTCTGCCGAGACTGCGGAACCAACTACACCTCGTCGGGCGGCAACGACCCCGAACCGTGGATCTGCGACGTGTGCGGTGGCGACGTGCTGCAACGTGACGACGACACGCCCGAGTCGGTCAACCGCCGCCTCGATCTCTACGAAGAGCAGACGTTCCCGCTCATCAAGCACTACGGCGACGCGAACCGTCTCGCCGTCGTCAACGGCGTCGGGCACCCCGACTCCGTCTTCGACCGCCTCGTGAAGGCCGTCGAGAACAACCGGTGA
- a CDS encoding thiol-disulfide oxidoreductase DCC family protein has product MTSTPSRTDYGSLPSSVPGTATLVFDGHCGFCTRSVGWLRKLDRHDRVEVRAGQTAGTRDLTGLTEQQTDAAAWTVTPEGVAVGGARAVALYTAVAWNSKLPLLPWKVPGVPWLLDRLYELIARNRHRLPGMSPWCSEHDGECDPA; this is encoded by the coding sequence GTGACCAGCACGCCGAGCCGCACCGACTACGGGAGCCTCCCGAGCTCGGTGCCCGGCACCGCGACGCTGGTGTTCGACGGTCACTGCGGGTTTTGTACCCGCTCGGTCGGCTGGCTGCGCAAGCTCGACCGTCACGACCGTGTCGAGGTCAGAGCCGGCCAGACCGCCGGCACACGCGACCTCACCGGCCTCACAGAGCAACAGACCGACGCCGCAGCCTGGACCGTCACGCCCGAGGGCGTGGCCGTGGGCGGAGCCCGAGCGGTTGCCCTCTACACCGCCGTGGCGTGGAACTCGAAGCTGCCGCTGCTGCCCTGGAAGGTGCCCGGCGTGCCGTGGCTCCTCGACCGCTTGTACGAACTCATCGCCCGCAACCGCCATCGGTTGCCGGGCATGTCGCCGTGGTGCTCCGAGCACGACGGCGAGTGCGACCCCGCCTGA
- a CDS encoding SDR family NAD(P)-dependent oxidoreductase gives MFDFSGKTAVVTGASRGIGEAIVRQLDAGGARVALVARSADKLEAIAAELTNDPLVLATDLSDPASVEQISTAVLDAFGGLDILVNNAAVERNEPAHRATAEAIDETLFVNLRQPFLLSSAFAKSLFASQGAIVNISSIASTGAGGTQGAYAASKGGLNTLTKNLANEWANKGVRVNGVAPGLVDTEMWESTFERLGEDAVRSTFTKGVPMQRWGTADEIADVACFLASDKASYVTGQTIKVDGGRTNL, from the coding sequence ATGTTCGACTTCTCCGGGAAGACCGCGGTCGTCACGGGTGCGAGCCGTGGCATCGGCGAGGCCATCGTGCGCCAACTCGATGCCGGGGGTGCTCGTGTGGCGCTCGTCGCCCGGAGTGCCGACAAGCTCGAGGCGATCGCCGCCGAGCTCACCAACGACCCACTGGTGCTCGCCACCGATCTCTCCGACCCGGCGTCCGTCGAGCAGATCAGCACCGCGGTGCTCGACGCGTTCGGCGGCCTCGACATCCTCGTCAACAACGCTGCGGTCGAACGCAACGAGCCCGCGCACCGCGCCACGGCCGAAGCGATCGACGAGACGCTCTTCGTCAACCTGCGTCAGCCGTTCCTGCTGAGCAGCGCGTTCGCCAAGTCGTTGTTCGCCTCGCAAGGGGCCATCGTCAACATCTCGTCGATCGCGTCGACCGGTGCCGGTGGCACGCAAGGTGCGTACGCAGCATCCAAGGGCGGGCTGAACACACTCACGAAGAACCTCGCGAACGAATGGGCGAACAAGGGTGTGCGCGTCAATGGAGTAGCGCCCGGGCTGGTCGACACCGAGATGTGGGAGTCGACGTTCGAACGTCTCGGTGAGGACGCGGTCCGCAGCACGTTCACCAAGGGTGTGCCGATGCAGCGGTGGGGCACCGCCGACGAGATCGCCGACGTGGCGTGCTTCCTCGCGTCCGACAAGGCGAGCTACGTGACCGGACAGACCATCAAGGTCGACGGCGGTCGCACCAACCTCTGA